TCTCGAGATAGTCCTGTATAATTTTTTTATCTATACAATAAGCTACTTTTTTTAAGATTTCTTCTTCTAATCTATTGATTAAAGACCTGCCTGTTAAAAAAGCTCTCCCCCCTTTTCTTATATAATCCATGGCCTTGTTGAAAAGTTCCATTAATAACGTAGCTTTCCATTCTGACCAAATATCATGTCCTACAGCCTTTGTATCTGCATAAGTCAAAACAGATAACATCTTTAAATTTTCTTCTTCTTCTATAAGTTCTGCAAACTCTCTTATCACCTTGTGATCATGCATATCCCTTCTCTGAGATATATGGCTCATCATAAGATGATTGTCTATTAAAAATCTTATCTTGGAAGATACATCATTTGGTAGTCCCATCCTTTTCATTATTGAAGCTGCTATTACTCCTCCTCTTTTTATATGACCTGGCCCACCACTCTTTCCAATATCATGAAACAGCAATGCTAATTTAATGAGTTCAGGGTTAGAAATTTCTTTGTATAACTCAGAGAGTTCTCTCAGCCCTTTCTTTTTAGCTTTAGGCAAATCCTCAAGTATTTCTATACTTTTTAAGGTATGTTCATCCACTGTATACTTATGATAAGAATCATATTGAACGAGACATTTGATAGGATTAAATTCTGGTATATATTGGTCTAAAACCCCAAGTTCATTCATAAGCCTAAGTGCTCGACCAGCGCTCTTTTCTTTTAATATCATTAAAAATATATCCCTTGCTTCTGGTGACTCCCTGTATCTTTCATCTATTAAATACAGATAAGATGCAATAGCGTTCCTTGTTTCAATACTTATTTCTAATCCAAATCTTTGGACGTAAGAGAATACTTTCATTAATAAAATAGGATTCTTTTTGAAAGTATCTTGGCCATTCTTTATATCGATCTGGCTATCTCTGGTGACAAAAAAATCATCAATATCTTGGACCTTTTTATATTTTAAAACCTTCTTTGCTAGATACTTATCTAAAAACATCGTTGAGAAGTAATAAATATTAGTAGCATTGATATAATAATCCTGCATAAATAGCTCTACTAATTTTCGATTATCTTTATCTCTGTATCCGAGATTATATGCTACCCTTTTTTGTATATTTATATCCAAGATATCCCATCTTTTACCGACAAGAAAATGCAGATCGTTCCTCACCCTCAATAAAAAATCATAAGATTTCATAATAGACTTCATCTCTTTTTTGCTTATAAGCCCCTTTTCGAAAAGATCTTTAAGACTTTTAACACCATATTTAGTAGCCGCTGCCCACATGGTAATATGAAAATCTCTGAGCCCTCCAGGACTTTCCTTAATATTGGGTTCTAACAAATTTACTGATTCATCATACATGGTGTGTCTTCTTTTTCTCTCTAATATTTTACGATTTATAAAAAAGTCTATTCCCTTATCAATAACATTCTTCTTTAATGCCTTATTAAATTTTTTATAAAGCTCTTTATTGCCGATAATATATCTTGATTCAATCATTGCTGTTTGCGCAGAAAGATCTAAATTGCTAATCCTCATGCTTTCCTTTATGGTTCTGCAACTATGGCCAACCTTAAAATCGGTGTCCCAAAGAGTAGTGATGATATCCTTAACAAGGTTATCTATAAATTTATCTAATAAAGGTTCATATAAAAATAAGATATCTACGTCGGAGTATGGGCTCAGTTCTTCTCTTCCGTAGCCTCCTATTGCAATCAAAACACATCTTGTTTTTTTCTTTTTTGAAAACTTTTGGTCAAAATTTTCTATGGAGGCAAAATATATTCCTTCTATGACTCTGTCTACTAGTTCTGAATAGGCCCTAACTGTGTCAGACCCTTTTTTCCCATTTATATGACCTTTTTTTATTTCTTCTCTCTTGTCCGCAATAAAGTTTCTCAGTAAATGGGTAGACTCTACCCTATAATTTTTGGTGATAATCTGTCTCGTTATATTTCTTACCTTATCTTGTAAATTCATTTTCGAACTCATGCCCTTGGGTGGTATTTATCATATATAGTTCTGAGCCTTTCTTTAATAATATGAGTATAAATTTGGGTTGTAGAGATATCGGCATGTCCCAACATCTTCTGCACAGATCTTAAATCTGCTCCTCCCTCTAATAAATGAGTTGCAAAAGAGTGCCTTAAAGAATGGGGACTAATCTCCTTTGCAATGCCAGCAGCCTTTGCATATTTTTTTATAATCTTCCAAAAACCCTGGCGAGTCATTTTATCTCCTTGTCTGTTTACAAACAATTCATTAATAGCCTTACCTTTAATTAAAAGAGGACGAGAAGACTCTAAATAGTTTTTTAATCGCAGAGAAGCCTCTTCTCCTAAGGGTATGATTCTTTGCTTAGACCCCTTACCCATAGATATAATATAACCGACTTCAAGATTTATATCGTTAATGGTTAAAGATATTAACTCAGAAACCCTCACGCCGGTAGCATATAAAAGCTCTATCATGGCTGAATCTCTGAGTCCTAAAGGGTGATTTTTATCAGGTTTTTTTAACAACTTCTCAACTTCCTCAAAAGATGGAGTTTCTGGTAGTTTTCTCGTTAGAGAAGGAGATTCTATATTTTCTGTTGGATTTTTCTCTATCAATTCTTCATTAACCAAAAATCTAAAAAACATTTTTATTGAAACCAAATGCCTCGCTTGAGATGAAGCCAACAATTTTTCTTTTCTGAAATTTGAAAGATAATTATTAATATCATCTCTTATTATATCAGATAAATCTTTCGGGGATTTGAGCCTGAAAAAATTTATAAATCTTTTTATATCTCTAGAGTAGGCATCTACAGTATTTTTTGCTAATCTCCGCTCTACAACAAGATGATTTATAAATTCATTTAAAAGATTTTTCATTAAGGCTCCTTTGCTATCTCTCCAGAACCCTTATTCCTTATAAAATCAAATAAAAATAACAACTCTTCGCTTCGGAGTAAATAAGAGATTAAGAAATAGGCTATCATTGCAATTGAGATGCTAAAAATTAAAAATAGCAATCTTTCAAAAAAATAAGAATCTATCCTAAAAAAGATATGGGTCAAGGAGGCTAAAATAATTCCCATGATTACTGTAGCAAAAGACAATTTGATAATAGAATTGATTATTTTCTTCATCCCCAGAGGACCTAATCGTTTTCTTAGAATAAAAACTAACAAACCGAGATTTAGCATTGATGATAATGAAGTAGCGAGGGCCAAACCTCCATGTTTTAAAGGAACCATCAGAATTAAATTTAAAATAATATTTGCCAGCATGGCATAGATACCTATTTTGACAGGAGTTTTTGCATCTTTCAAAGAATAAAAGGCTGGAACAACAATCTTTACACCGGCAAAGGCACATAAACCTATAGAATAATATAGAAGGGCTATTGCAGTAAAATACGTGTCAGAAGCAAGAAACTCTCCTCTCTGAAAAAGAACATTAATTATAGGGACTCTGAGAATAACTAAACCTATAGTAGCGGGAATCGTTACGAAAAAAACAAGTCTTAATGCAAAAGATAATGTATCTTTGAGTTCACGAATATCGTCTTTCGCAGAGGTAATCGATAACATAGGTAATATGGCTATTCCCATAGCCACACCAAACAGACCTAGAGGAAATTGAACCAGACGATTCCCATAATATAAAAAAGAAACACTCCCTTCTTTGAGTAGTGAAGCCAAGAGGGTATCAACAAATATATTAATCTCTGCTACTGCCAATCCCAAAACACTGGGAAGCATCAAACCCCCTACTTTTTTTACCCCGGGATGAGTCCAATCAAACTTTATTCTATACTTCAACCCCTTTTTTAGGAGAATAGGAATCTGAAATATGAGCTGACCTATTCCACCCAATATAACCCCGTAAGCAAGTGCAAAAATGGGATATTTTGTATAGGGTGATAGGTAGAGTGCGGTTAAAATCATAGAGATATTTAAAATAGACGGGGCAAGGGATGGGGTTGCAAAATGTTTAAGGGAATTTAATATTCCCATAGCCATAACCGTAAGACCGATAAAAAAGATATAAGGGAACATTATCCTGGTAAGACCAACAGTCAAGGTATATTTATCCATAGAGTTGTAAAATCCGGGTGCGATTAATCTTACGATAATTGGAGCAAAAATAACTCCCAAAAATGTTATGCTGATAAGAAGAAGAATTAAAATTGTTATTAATGAATTGGTTAAATCCCATGCCTCGTCTTTTTTACCGGTCTCTCGATATTCAGTGAATACAGGAATAAAGGCTGCGGTTAGCGTGCCTTCGCCTAAAAGGCGACGCAAGAGGTTTGGAATTCTAAAGGCAACAAAAAAGGCATCTGTAATCATAGCTGCTCCGAAAACATTAGCGATAACCATATCCCTTATAAATCCTAGTATCCGACTCAAAAGGGTTGCTGCGCTTACAACGCCTGCGGCCTTTATAACCTCTTCTTTATTTATCTTTTGTGAGTTATATTTTATTTTTTCTTCTGATTCGCTTTTCATAATAAAATATAAAAAATAAGTATTGACTTTTTAATCAAATTAGTTTAAAAAATAATTTTTGAAAGGAACCAAAATGCAAAAACATCTTTCTGTCCTAAAGCGGGCGAGACAAAATAAGACCAGAAAGTCAAGAAATACACAAGTCAAAAAATTGATAAAGACAGTAATAAAAAATGTCAACGAAAAAATAGAGCTGGGAAATGCTGAGGAAGCCAACAAATCTCTAACAGCTGCAATGTCTGTTATTGATAAGGCTGCCTCAAAGGGTATTCTCCATAAAAAAAGTTCCTCTAGAAAAATAGCACGTCTATCAAGCAAGGTCAGCTCTTTAAAAAATAAAAGCAAAAAATAACCACTAAAAAATTTACCGCGTCCTTTCTGATCCTGAAGGAAGAGCACACATCTTTAATATCAAAGACTCTAAAAGAATCTTTGGGGATAGCTTAGAAGATTTTAATTGTATATCGATATTGAGCAATTCTTTCAGATGACTTCTCAATTCTCTAAATTGAAAAATTTTTGATTGCTTAATATATTCTTTAAGAAAAGTCTGTGGTATCCCAAGTTCTTTTGATATCCTCGTTAGAGAATATCGTTTTTTTAGATAGAATTTTGTTAACATTATCGAACGAATTTGATAGCTTATGAGTGCAAGTATTTTTAACGGAGATTCTCCTTGAAGTAATATCTTATTGATAAGCCTTAAAGCATCTTCTTCTTTCTTCCAACCAATTGATGAAGTAAGTTCAAAGATAGACCGAAAATGAATGTCTCCTGAAACAGCTTCAATATCCTCAAGTCTAATTTCAGACTTTTCACCGACAAACGAAACCGCCTTTTCTAATTCGTTGTTGATCATTCTAAGATCATTTCTAAC
This portion of the Nitrospinota bacterium genome encodes:
- the glnD gene encoding [protein-PII] uridylyltransferase, which encodes MNLQDKVRNITRQIITKNYRVESTHLLRNFIADKREEIKKGHINGKKGSDTVRAYSELVDRVIEGIYFASIENFDQKFSKKKKTRCVLIAIGGYGREELSPYSDVDILFLYEPLLDKFIDNLVKDIITTLWDTDFKVGHSCRTIKESMRISNLDLSAQTAMIESRYIIGNKELYKKFNKALKKNVIDKGIDFFINRKILERKRRHTMYDESVNLLEPNIKESPGGLRDFHITMWAAATKYGVKSLKDLFEKGLISKKEMKSIMKSYDFLLRVRNDLHFLVGKRWDILDINIQKRVAYNLGYRDKDNRKLVELFMQDYYINATNIYYFSTMFLDKYLAKKVLKYKKVQDIDDFFVTRDSQIDIKNGQDTFKKNPILLMKVFSYVQRFGLEISIETRNAIASYLYLIDERYRESPEARDIFLMILKEKSAGRALRLMNELGVLDQYIPEFNPIKCLVQYDSYHKYTVDEHTLKSIEILEDLPKAKKKGLRELSELYKEISNPELIKLALLFHDIGKSGGPGHIKRGGVIAASIMKRMGLPNDVSSKIRFLIDNHLMMSHISQRRDMHDHKVIREFAELIEEEENLKMLSVLTYADTKAVGHDIWSEWKATLLMELFNKAMDYIRKGGRAFLTGRSLINRLEEEILKKVAYCIDKKIIQDYLEMMPQQYTATTSAEGIARHIRLAQRLVKKKLVIDCYQNLDIGYTELMVCTHGKTGLFSMIAGTLTSKNINILGAQIFTRSDVVAIDALQIKDLDGKPILDNKFWLAFEKDLLEVIEGKKNVEELISSRKRYVFPKKIKGPKVDTEVRIKNNISDTHTVIEVIAEDRIGLLYDITDTLFRLDLDIYIAKISTEANKAIDVFYVTDLKWKKIFYWKKLKDIEIELKRRLSRK
- the xerD gene encoding site-specific tyrosine recombinase XerD, with the translated sequence MKNLLNEFINHLVVERRLAKNTVDAYSRDIKRFINFFRLKSPKDLSDIIRDDINNYLSNFRKEKLLASSQARHLVSIKMFFRFLVNEELIEKNPTENIESPSLTRKLPETPSFEEVEKLLKKPDKNHPLGLRDSAMIELLYATGVRVSELISLTINDINLEVGYIISMGKGSKQRIIPLGEEASLRLKNYLESSRPLLIKGKAINELFVNRQGDKMTRQGFWKIIKKYAKAAGIAKEISPHSLRHSFATHLLEGGADLRSVQKMLGHADISTTQIYTHIIKERLRTIYDKYHPRA
- the murJ gene encoding murein biosynthesis integral membrane protein MurJ yields the protein MKSESEEKIKYNSQKINKEEVIKAAGVVSAATLLSRILGFIRDMVIANVFGAAMITDAFFVAFRIPNLLRRLLGEGTLTAAFIPVFTEYRETGKKDEAWDLTNSLITILILLLISITFLGVIFAPIIVRLIAPGFYNSMDKYTLTVGLTRIMFPYIFFIGLTVMAMGILNSLKHFATPSLAPSILNISMILTALYLSPYTKYPIFALAYGVILGGIGQLIFQIPILLKKGLKYRIKFDWTHPGVKKVGGLMLPSVLGLAVAEINIFVDTLLASLLKEGSVSFLYYGNRLVQFPLGLFGVAMGIAILPMLSITSAKDDIRELKDTLSFALRLVFFVTIPATIGLVILRVPIINVLFQRGEFLASDTYFTAIALLYYSIGLCAFAGVKIVVPAFYSLKDAKTPVKIGIYAMLANIILNLILMVPLKHGGLALATSLSSMLNLGLLVFILRKRLGPLGMKKIINSIIKLSFATVIMGIILASLTHIFFRIDSYFFERLLFLIFSISIAMIAYFLISYLLRSEELLFLFDFIRNKGSGEIAKEP
- the rpsT gene encoding 30S ribosomal protein S20, translating into MQKHLSVLKRARQNKTRKSRNTQVKKLIKTVIKNVNEKIELGNAEEANKSLTAAMSVIDKAASKGILHKKSSSRKIARLSSKVSSLKNKSKK
- the holA gene encoding DNA polymerase III subunit delta — encoded protein: MAVRNYTALIKEIEKGLFSPIYLFYGQETYLIEEATEKIFRLYVDPNFKDFSYRLLYADEESLSVIIDEAKTLPFMGNKKILVIKNIDRVKKEDDEIIINYCLNPSQSSCVIFTGEEIDRRRKFFHVVSKKGIAVRFDCLSDKDLDSWIKKKLEGYNLKISEEALSYLKNFVRNDLRMINNELEKAVSFVGEKSEIRLEDIEAVSGDIHFRSIFELTSSIGWKKEEDALRLINKILLQGESPLKILALISYQIRSIMLTKFYLKKRYSLTRISKELGIPQTFLKEYIKQSKIFQFRELRSHLKELLNIDIQLKSSKLSPKILLESLILKMCALPSGSERTR